In Candidatus Eisenbacteria bacterium, the following proteins share a genomic window:
- a CDS encoding BMC domain-containing protein: MRGSAEMRNPTETKGPTETKHPALALIELDSVAAGIRAADTMVKRAPISLLKVGTVHPGRYLVMVGGSVASVGEAWKAGLEEGRGFLIDDVFLPDVHEQVLEGALGRTAQIEEEALGVLETHGVAALLRAADAGVKGAAVRIAEMRLADGLGGRAFVLFDGPLPEVEAALEIGASSIPEERVLHRSILPRLDDNLRRLLGTSTRFSACEAGEPEGAEQPPSD; encoded by the coding sequence ATGAGGGGCTCCGCTGAGATGAGGAATCCCACCGAGACGAAGGGCCCCACTGAGACGAAGCACCCCGCACTGGCTCTGATCGAGCTTGATAGCGTGGCCGCCGGAATCCGCGCCGCCGACACCATGGTCAAGCGCGCGCCGATCTCGTTGCTCAAGGTCGGGACCGTACATCCGGGCCGCTACCTGGTCATGGTGGGCGGCTCGGTCGCGTCGGTGGGGGAAGCCTGGAAGGCGGGGCTGGAGGAGGGGCGGGGTTTCCTCATCGACGACGTCTTCCTCCCGGATGTCCATGAGCAGGTCCTCGAAGGGGCGCTGGGGCGGACGGCGCAGATCGAGGAGGAAGCGCTCGGGGTCCTTGAGACGCACGGGGTGGCCGCGCTGCTTCGGGCCGCGGACGCGGGCGTGAAGGGGGCCGCTGTCCGGATCGCGGAAATGCGGCTTGCCGATGGCCTGGGCGGCAGGGCGTTCGTCCTCTTCGACGGGCCGCTCCCCGAAGTGGAGGCGGCGCTCGAGATCGGCGCCTCGTCGATCCCCGAGGAGAGGGTGCTTCACCGGAGCATTCTGCCGAGGCTCGATGACAATCTCCGCCGCCTGCTCGGGACCTCGACGCGCTTCTCGGCCTGCGAGGCGGGCGAGCCCGAGGGGGCCGAGCAGCCGCCGAGCGACTAG
- a CDS encoding ethanolamine utilization protein EutN: MHLGRVIGTLVPAVVYEGLEGVPLLWVQPLDKGERPSGRPFVCADCTRMAGPTELVYWEAAREAALTLDPWFVPVDHAVIGIVDGIQLDEARP, from the coding sequence GTGCACCTTGGAAGAGTGATCGGGACTCTGGTCCCCGCGGTAGTCTACGAAGGCCTCGAGGGCGTGCCGCTCTTGTGGGTGCAGCCGCTCGACAAGGGCGAGCGGCCGAGTGGGCGGCCGTTTGTATGCGCCGATTGCACCCGGATGGCCGGCCCGACGGAGCTGGTCTACTGGGAAGCCGCCCGCGAGGCGGCGTTGACGCTCGATCCCTGGTTCGTGCCGGTGGATCACGCGGTGATCGGGATCGTCGACGGCATCCAGCTCGACGAGGCGCGGCCATGA
- a CDS encoding ATP-binding cassette domain-containing protein, whose translation MSSRRRAIEARGLTKRYGAFTAVDAIDFDLLHGECVGFLGPNGAGKTTTVRMVSCFTPITSGFVKVFDLDVADFPRAVKKEIGMCPQEDNLDPDFSVGKNLLTYARYFGIPGGVARERAGDLLRMMQLEERAKAKIQELSGGMKRRLILARALLNQPRLLLLDEPTTGLDPQARHAIWQRIRTLKTEGTTILLTTHYMEEATQLCDRVILMDQGKILREGRPPELIEREVGKHVIEVWSRIEEVAAFVAERGWAHEVVDARVYVYLRDGDDGARQLEDRFPGIEHLLRQATLEDVFLRLAGRGLRG comes from the coding sequence ATGTCTTCCCGTCGCCGAGCGATCGAGGCCCGCGGCCTCACGAAGCGATACGGGGCCTTCACGGCCGTCGACGCGATCGACTTCGATCTCCTCCACGGGGAATGCGTCGGATTCCTGGGGCCGAACGGCGCGGGGAAGACCACGACCGTGCGCATGGTCTCCTGCTTCACGCCGATCACCTCCGGATTCGTGAAGGTCTTCGATCTGGACGTCGCCGACTTCCCCCGCGCCGTGAAGAAGGAGATCGGGATGTGCCCGCAGGAGGACAACCTCGATCCCGACTTCTCCGTCGGGAAGAACCTCCTCACCTACGCGCGCTACTTCGGCATCCCCGGGGGCGTCGCGCGCGAGCGGGCGGGCGATCTCTTGCGGATGATGCAGCTCGAGGAGCGGGCGAAGGCGAAGATCCAGGAACTGTCGGGAGGCATGAAGCGCCGCCTCATCCTCGCCCGCGCCTTGCTGAATCAGCCGCGCCTTCTCTTGCTGGACGAGCCGACGACCGGCCTGGATCCCCAGGCGCGCCACGCGATCTGGCAGAGGATCCGGACACTCAAGACCGAGGGGACGACGATCCTCTTGACGACGCATTACATGGAGGAGGCCACCCAGCTCTGCGACCGCGTGATCCTGATGGATCAGGGGAAGATCCTTCGCGAGGGCCGGCCGCCAGAGCTGATCGAGCGGGAGGTCGGCAAGCATGTGATCGAGGTCTGGAGCCGGATCGAGGAGGTGGCCGCCTTCGTCGCGGAGCGCGGATGGGCCCACGAGGTCGTCGATGCGCGAGTCTACGTGTATCTTCGCGACGGCGATGACGGCGCGAGGCAGCTCGAGGATCGCTTCCCGGGG